TAGACTGTTCCAATGGGCACACAAGCGGCGCTGATCTTTTATAACATCATCACAACCTCGTAAGACATGTAGAAACTTGATCCTACTAGCTTCTACCTTGCATAAGTGCTGCCAACAAGAATGCACGCGATACTGTCTCTCCAAATACCAAGAACTTTTTGTGTCGAGAACAAGATGATACAACGTAGAAAGCTTTTCCAAGAAACCTTCAAAACTCTTTTCAACATTCAGTTCAAGAAAGCCCTCAGCACTCAACAGAAAACTGATCGCGAATGGACACTGATCAATATATGGACGGAAAGCTCCCATATAGAGGAAAAACATTTTTAAATGTTGGGGTAAGTAGTCATAGCTTGGGAAAAGTACCtctgatatttgattatatgcatCCTCGAAAAGTGAGTTTTGTTGTTTGTAGGCTACCTCAGTCCAATATTCTGGGGTCTTGTTGGCTTTTGATAGGAGCTCTGCAATTGTGACTATCATAAGCGGAAGACCTTCACATTTCTCAGCAATCTTCTCTCCCAGTTCCTCAAGTTGAGGAGGGAAACCGTCTTCACTAAACACCTTCTCACCAAACACCTTCTCACCAAGTAATTTCTTACTATCTTCTTCATTCAACAAGCTCAGTCTTATGCCCGTAAGCTGCGGGAGTGTTATTTGTTGTCTACTTGTAAGCAAGTATCCAATCCCTCCACGAATATTCCCTTCTTTCAAGCAATTTATCATGCGACTTATTGCTTGTGTctcccaaacatcatccaacacGATGAGACATTTCTTACCCTgcaatttttctttcaatagACCAACTAATTCCTCACCATCATCGTCTCCTTGGGCAAGCATTCGGTAAGCGTTGGCATCCACTTGAGCTAGAACGCAGCGTAATAATTCATTGGGTTCGCATTTTCTGCCCACTTTGACCCATGCTCGAAAGTCAAAATGGCTCCGAATTGATGGATCTTCAAAAATATGTTTAGCAAGAGTTGTCTTTCCAACTCCCGCCATCCCAATAATAGAATCATCTTTACCTTCAAGAAGACCATCTCTGACGTTTTGAAATGCATAAGATCTTCCAACCATCTTTGACTTGATTCCACCAAAATCGATTCTTGAGGAAATAGgctcgccttcttcttcagccatattcttcttttctttaGTGTACTCCACCTTCATCATCTTCACCGTCATGACGAAGCAATCAACATGGTATTGCAGATTCCGCAGATCTACATAGAATGACAAGTTGTCTCTCTCGCTTTCGAGCTGTGGAAGAATCTGATGTAAGATATGGGATTCGAGTAAATCTTCAAATTCCCAAACTGCCTCTTTGATTCGTTCATCCGCAGCATTCACCTTCGTCCTGATCTTGCTGCAGCTGGTCTCGTCCAATTTGAGCAGAACTTTCTGCAATCGATCCATCTCGTCGTAGGCAGGTTGCAAGATTTGTGGAGAGTGGGAAACGAGAGAAATGCGAGACGATTGTAGAATACGCTGAATCGTATTCTTGAGAGAAGCCGCCGCACCATAAGCCGCCATACCCAAATTATCAGCTGAGATACGATATATTGTTGAAATGAAATTGCTTAGCTCTGCAAATTTCCTCCAAAATGAAGCTTAAACTAAACTGCAATTAACCCAGAATAAAATTCAGTCGCCTAACAAAGAaacggagaagaagaagaaggaattaTAATAAGCAAACGCAGATGAAACAAATGATAGATCTCAGCTCTCTGCTTACCTCTCGACGGCGGCGGCAGCTGCTTTTGATACAATTTCAGAAACATTCAAAACCACATTCAAGAACTTTAGtaaatgatttgaaaagatgtGTATAATGTAATGCTAAATGCTaaagtaataaattaaagtttgaatataaatttaattcaaaatcATTATTTATGGGATATGAGAAAACTAATGTTGGAATGGGCAAATGGGATCAAAAGCCAACAGCTCTCAATACCAGATCTCGATGCAAAGCATGTGGGAATAGTGATGGCGTTTCAGACGATGTTGAGCGTCATCGAAATACTCAACAGGGATTTCATGTATTTTAAATATGAAGCCATAATCTTAAAATTttaagctatatatatatataaaaaaaaaacacataaacTGTTTTCACACAAATCCAACTTACAACAATTTTGGTTACAAACACAATTCAGCACTCAGGTTTCACAATCCATAAATTCATACAACAATGTGGTAATACAACAAACGAAATTACGGGATAACACGACGTTTGATCCCTTTGATCGGCTCTCTCGTTTGCCTGAAAATCGATAGATGGACAATCTCAAACACTGTGATTATAATAGGATCGTTAAAACGTGATAATGCAAGGCAGACTTATGCAAATCCTTGTGTTAAAACGTTTGATTTTGACACGAGAATTAAAGAATtatagattaatattttaagtgtgtgattaataaagtataaaagtgataaggTAAGATAAagaagataataaaagtgataaagtaggagagagaagataataaaagtgataaagtaagagagggaaaataataattatgtggcAATATACAAAAGTATACAAGTTTTCAAAACTATCTACAAAATATAACCACTTTTGCAGATTCTTCCACTCCATACCCATTTGAATAAAATAGCTTTAATTTTCGAAACTCCCATCTGAAAAGTTTCTGAAAAGTGTTGCATGTGTG
The genomic region above belongs to Salvia miltiorrhiza cultivar Shanhuang (shh) chromosome 5, IMPLAD_Smil_shh, whole genome shotgun sequence and contains:
- the LOC131026593 gene encoding putative late blight resistance protein homolog R1A-10 — translated: MAAYGAAASLKNTIQRILQSSRISLVSHSPQILQPAYDEMDRLQKVLLKLDETSCSKIRTKVNAADERIKEAVWEFEDLLESHILHQILPQLESERDNLSFYVDLRNLQYHVDCFVMTVKMMKVEYTKEKKNMAEEEGEPISSRIDFGGIKSKMVGRSYAFQNVRDGLLEGKDDSIIGMAGVGKTTLAKHIFEDPSIRSHFDFRAWVKVGRKCEPNELLRCVLAQVDANAYRMLAQGDDDGEELVGLLKEKLQGKKCLIVLDDVWETQAISRMINCLKEGNIRGGIGYLLTSRQQITLPQLTGIRLSLLNEEDSKKLLGEKVFGEKVFSEDGFPPQLEELGEKIAEKCEGLPLMIVTIAELLSKANKTPEYWTEVAYKQQNSLFEDAYNQISEVLFPSYDYLPQHLKMFFLYMGAFRPYIDQCPFAISFLLSAEGFLELNVEKSFEGFLEKLSTLYHLVLDTKSSWYLERQYRVHSCWQHLCKVEASRIKFLHVLRGCDDVIKDQRRLCAHWNSLFCFKQVYDLIKSDCASTVRSLLCCGYYHAYPIPIHAMGFKLLRVLTASRVRFYHIPTEILKLVCLRYLALTCNGELPPSISNLFHLQFLIIHPHMFIRKRGVQSYMPVQIWDMQELQHIQIWGMDLPTPNTDDATLNKLTSLRGVSANSCTREVLKRIPNLKALWIKVELKPYDDDDDERNPLSCLGYISQLQNLELLEYWVNNPEIKNECNTIPLSMFPSSLKMLRLHGLGGYPWNYLNDIGSLLPNLEILKLSYYAFRGPEWDITPGSFLKLIELQILDTNLVRWRPQRGSFPMLRRLSMQHCYKLQQLDWPYDHSWIEVIELVECNPLAVACVNQLKDKFSFRLLVKSSF